A stretch of DNA from Zootoca vivipara chromosome 16, rZooViv1.1, whole genome shotgun sequence:
TTTGAGAGGTGCTGGTATTTGCAAGAGCAATACCCTCCCCCCTGCACAATCCAAAAGTTTAGCTGCAATCATCTGTGGcaacaaaagcatttttaataCAATTTGGACAATCCCTTGCAAGAATTTCTTCTCAATCTCCTGTACTATGAGACAAACTAGTGCTAAACTAGAAACATAGAAAGTACACAGGCCATAACCTCCAGGAAAGGGCAGGGCTGTGGATGCTTGAAAGGGTGTGGGCTGCCTCCGAAATCTTCAGAAGACAGGATAGCAGAGTAATATTTCCAGAGTGCAAGAGCCAAGCACCCAGCATAACTCCTTGCTTCCTCTCTGAAACTTACTAAATGTTGCAAATAATGAAAGATTATGTAAAGTTGCAGAATTTGGACATTTCCCCCCTACTTTTTACATGGAAAGCTGCACTCCACAGCTGGTGATTAACCGATCCACTTCTGTGCCAAGAACAGGGAACCAATGCAGTGCAGTTAAGTTGCGTGTGTGCAATGAATTCACTTTTGAACCCTTCCCAGCCAAAACTCAAGGTAGATACGACTTTTTTTTAAGATGATGTGTTTTGGGCTGTTGTGTTTTATCCTCCACAGAACACCAGAGCCTTATCACGTCTGGAGAAAGCAGAGATTCTGGAGATGACGGTGCAGCAGCTACGCAGGCTGAAGAAGAAAGGTTAGAAGTATTTCCCCTTGGCCCTTCTTTCCGCATGGCATAAGGCCAAGGGAGGCCATGTAAAAGATGCTGAGCTCCAGCATTCAGGCCGCTGCTTATTATCTGCCAGGGAAGCTCCTGTTCCTAACTGTCCTTGTCTTTCCTCTCCAGGTGCAGTTGCTGCTTCCATCCCGCAAAACAGTCAAGATTTTGTTTCTGGTTACTGCCACTGCGTCAATACCATCTGTACCTTCCTTAACTCAGCTGGCTCCTCTTTGGCGCAGGAGATGAAATATCAGATACTACTACATTTGGAAAAGATTTCAGGGCCCAGGTCTACCATTACACCAGCCCTCAAAGCCTGGCAACCAGGCAAGGCagactctctcccctcccaccaatCTTCCTTTCTATGGGCAACTCCTCGAATGCCTGCAGGGCCTCCTTTGGATTCAGACTCCCACTCTCTCACAGTTGGGTCTTGGTTGCAGCTTTCAGCTTCTACGCTATTGCCCCAGCTACAGAAACCTTGGATTCAGCCAGCCTTGCTTGCTACAACCACCCGTGTGTGGAGACCGTGGTGAATGACGTTCCGGAAAAGTGACTTGTAATTTGTTGTggatatttgtttttttaatctatacaggcaaacctcggttgtcgaatgtaatccattccagaagcccttccggcttccaaaatgttcgacaaccgattggttgcaggagcttcccgcactcaagcggaagccgcatcggacgtttggcttccgaaaaacatttgaaaaccggagcatttactttcggtgtttgggagcagaaacattccaaaatgtttgactgtATATTGATAGTTTTATTGTCAGCTGTTCTAaagttgctatttttaaaagaatgtttttatattttatgcagACCATGACACACACTTGCTCAATAAAGAGGTTTGGCCTCACTCAAGACATCCAACTGGGGTAGCACAAGTATGAAACAAAGCAGAATTGCCTTCCCAAAACGAGATGGCTTTCTGAACTGTGATACTGAAGGCTTCGGTAAAAGGTTTCAGCTCTAAATATGAACTCACCTTTGTCTC
This window harbors:
- the LOC118075303 gene encoding transcription factor HES-2-like yields the protein MELAAGQAESKGLGKRGASARKSKHPNSLYRKSIKPLIEKRRRARINASLEQLRKLLQQLPDQQNTRALSRLEKAEILEMTVQQLRRLKKKGAVAASIPQNSQDFVSGYCHCVNTICTFLNSAGSSLAQEMKYQILLHLEKISGPRSTITPALKAWQPGKADSLPSHQSSFLWATPRMPAGPPLDSDSHSLTVGSWLQLSASTLLPQLQKPWIQPALLATTTRVWRPW